The genomic interval ATCGTCTGTATACTGCCCTTGACCTGTTACAAACCGCTTGTCCTCAACTCTTTTGACCGCTGATCCAATATATCCTAACATAATGTCGATTAATTCTGGAAGTTCGATAAATAGCGATGTGATGCAGACATGAGGACTACATGTTTGCTGCTGCCGTTTGGATGGCCTTTACGATATTTTGGTAGCCTGTGCACCGACAGTAATTCCCTTCCAGCGCATGCCTGATTTCACCTTCGGATGGATCAGGATTGTGTTTGAGGAGGTCGGCTGCAGCCATAATGACGCCTGGGGTACAGAAGCCGCATTGCAAGCCATGCTCTTGTTTAAAGCCCGCCTGCAGCGGATGCAAGGTGCCATTGGTGGCCATGCCTTCGATTGTGGTCACTTCGCTACCATCTGCCTGAACGGCAAACATGGTACAAGATTTTACCGAAGTGCCGTTGACGTGAACAGTGCAGGCACCGCATTGGCTTGTGTCGCAGCCAACATGGGTACCGGTCAGAGAGAGGTGCTCTCTCAGAAAATCTACAAGCAGGGTACGAGGTTCGACCTCCGCGGCATGCTCAACGCCATTCACGGAGACTTTGATGGATTGCGTCATACTTCAGGGAATTTTGCGAAAAAGTTGAAGGGATAACGGGGGTGCTTTACCCGGAGTCAGACACGTACTGAAGGGAAGTCTGCATCCGGCAATCTATGCGTGTGAAGGTAGTGCGAAGAAAGCGGTTTCTGTAAATAGGTAATCTAGCCCAACATGTCAAGAGACTGGCATATTTTGCTGGTACGGAAAACCGATCTTAGGTATCAGATTTGGCGATTTTGTGGTGCGAATCGGTTATCCATGCACTCCACGATCCGTGGTAGAGCCGGGGGGAAGGGAGGCCGGCATGTGCAATGGCCAGCAGATTGTGCGCAGCAGTTACACCGGATCCACAGTAGCTGATGCTGTTGCCGGTATCCACAGCCGCAAAGCGGGTCCGTAGTTCGTCTGCAGATCGGAAGTGCCCATCAGGCCCAAGATTGTCAGCCCAGGGAAAAGAAAGAGCAGACGGTATATGGCCAGCTACAGGGTCAATGGGCTCGTGCTCGCCGGCATATCGGGCAGCAGCCCGTGCATCTAGCAGGCAGATGTTATCATTTGTAGTGGCCTGCTCAACTGCTTCCGTATTTGCAAGCATCGCCTTCTGCGTTGTGGGGGTGAAGACAGTTGGAGTAATTGCAGGCGTGTCTGATTCGGAAGGGAGGTCTGCTGCAAGCCAGGCCGGCCAGCCGCCGTCGAGCACGGCAACGTTGTTGTGTCCGAGCCAGCGTAGCATAATCCACAACCGCGCGGCAATAGCACCGCCCATGTCGTCGTATGCAATCACTTGTGTATCTGTGCGAATACCCCAGCTGCCAAGTTTGGCTGCAAATTGCGCCGGCTCAGGGAATGGGTGTCGGCCGGTTTGTCCGGGAATAATAGAGCCAGACAAGTCATCGTCCAGATGCGCATACCGTGCACCGGGGATGTGCCCTTCGGAGTAAGCGCGCCGGCCTTGTTCGGTGTCTTTTAGGGAAAACCTGCAGTCCACGACAATCCAGTTTGGATTGGTAAGATTTTGTCCAAGGGCTTGCACCGAAACCAGGGTTTGATAAGATGAGGGCATGGCTGGGGGGAGTGAGAATGCCGGCTACAGGCTATTTTCAATTTCGGTTTTAAGCGCTTTGAATCCTTGTTTGATGATGATTTTTGCGCCGGATTCTACAAGGCGCTGTCCGATACTTGCAATTTTACCGCCGACCGTTGCTTCGCCCGTGTAGGTAAGGCGCGTCCCTTCTGCTTCTTCTGAAAGAGATATTTTAGTGTACCCCTGCACAAAGCCTCCCGGGCCCTGGCCGTCTATCTTCAATTGGTAGCTGTGGGGTGGATTGCGATCGCTTAGTTTGAATTTGGCTTTGTAAGTACTGGAAATTGGACCCAGCTTCGCTTTGATGACACCTTCGAACGTGTCGTCGTCTATGCGGTTGAGGGTATCGCAGCCTGGCATTACAGCCGCGAGCACTTCGGGGTCTTGCAGCAGGTCGTAAACTTGTGTCGGTGTGCCCGACAATAACTGATCACCGTTTAGATCCACGTCTGTATCAGGTCTGGTTTGAAGGAGCAGTTGCTGAGCTATTGGCCAAAGGTAAAAAGCGCGCCAAACATATCCTACTCTGTCGAGCGTTCCTACTCATGAAGAGACTTGCAGCGGAGAGCGTGTACTATGAATGGGGCTGTTGCGCTGGCGCAGCGAAGCGCCGGCCCGTTTGTGTAGTACCGCCTGTATTTCAGAAATAGCTGAGAGCGCAATTTCTTCTGGTGTTTCAGTACCAATATCAAGGCCAACCGGCCCAAATATCCTGTCCTGATCTTCTTCCGAAGGCGTAAGAAAGGCTTCATCAGCCGTCAACATATCTTGTGTTCTTTCACGGGGCCCCAACATGCCTATGTAGGGAATGTTGGTTTGCAGCAAATGGTGCATTATGGCCCGATCGCGGCTGTACGTGTGATTCATCACAAGGGCAGCGCAGCGCAGGTCTGTTTGAATATTGGCTGCCACATCTTCTGGATGCATGAGAAATTTCCAGTCGGTAGCCAACTGAAACCGGTCTTTTAATACATCTACCGGTTTGCGGCCAACAATTACAACTTCCCAGCCCATCAGGGCACCTTGAGCGACAACGGCATGTACGTCGTATCCTTCGCCAAAAATGAAGAGCTTTGCCGGAGGACGCACAAATTCAAACAACACTTGGTAAGTACAATCTGGTGTGATAAACTTCCGCGTATGCCACAAATACATTTGTGGATTGGACAGTTCCGCTTCGAGAAAACCGTTGCTCTCCAATGCCACTGCGTGTTTAATGGATACCCCCAGGTTTGAAGGGCCCACGTGGTTACTTTCATCTATCAGCAGGTGATCGCCGAGCCCGGGATCATTTGCCGCAGTTGTTGAGGACGCTGCTTCAATGATGGTTGCCATCACGCTCGTGCGTCTGTGATAAACTGCGTGTTGCAGGGCATCAATCACCGTGTTGGTGGCTGCCGGTTCCAGGGGTTGGATGAGGACATGCACAACCCCGTTGCAGCCTGTTCCAAATCCAAGCACTATATCATCCTCTGCAAGGTTGAAAGGGATAAGGCGCGGATGCCCGGAGGCCATAACTTCAAGGGCCTGTTGTGCTACTTCGCCTTCCAGGCAACCCCCGCTTAAAGCGCCCCAACGTTCGCCAGACGCAGAGATGAGCATACGGGCGCCCGGACGTCGGTAGGTTGAGCCGCCAATTTTTACGACGGTAGCAAGGGCAAATTTCTGACCCGCATCAGCCAATTGGCCGGCTTTATGCAGGATTTGTAGTAATTCTCTCATGTGATGCCGGCACCTGTTTCAGCCTGAAAACTCAGCGGAGTCACTGTTTTTTGTGTATCCTGTTTAATAACAAATTAATCTGAATGATTCAGGATAAATTTTGAGCAGGCAGGGAGATAAATCGGAGCAGGGGGTAACGGCCATTGTACTTGCAGCCGGCATATCACGCCGGATGGGTGCTGACAACAAGCTCCTGTTACCGTTTAAAGGCCAGCCGCTTGTATTCCGTGTGGTTTCAGCCGTGTGTAAAGCTGATATCGCGCGTTGCATTGTTGTGCTCGGCCACGAAGCGGCGCGCGTCAAAGCTGCCTTGCAGGGCCTGCCCGTAGAGTTTGTGGTCAATGAAGCGTTTGCCGAAGGTATGGGGACGTCAATCAGCGTCGGTGTTAAAAAAGCGGGTGTGGCAACTGCAGGATTTCTCGTGTGTCTGTCTGATATGCCGTTGATTACAACCGAAGAATACAACGCCATTATCCACCAGTTTGAAACAAGTGTTGCCAGAAATCCAGCGGTAATAGTGCGGCCAAACCATGCTGGTCAACCCGGGAATCCGGTATTGCTGGCTTCTGAACACCGGGTTGCAATGGAAGAGCAACGGGGTGCAGCCGGCTGCAAACCTATCGTGCAGCAGCACATCGATCAGGTCGTTTACGTCGAAACATCAACTGACCATGTTTTACAAGATGCAGATACTCCGGAAGCTTATGCTGCGATGCGGATCAATAGTAAAAAAGCGGGTTGACCCCATGACCAATTAATGCTATCATTCTGCCTGGAAAAGCGGTTTTTTCAATCTGAAAATAAAAGAGATCAAATTGAAGGCTTGGCCGTATTGCTAAAGTCTGGGAGCCCTTCTAACTTCCAGCAAATTTACAGATCAAACACTCCCATCTACTGAATAATGGCAAATAAAATTTCTTTCTTTGATCAGGTTAGTCAGTATCTGTACAAAGCAGCTGCATACACGGATTACCCTGAAGGGTTGATCGAGCAAATACGCATTTGTAACAGTGTCTACCTTATCCAATTTCCGCTTAAACGAGATGATGGGAGTATTGAAGTCATCGAAGCCTGGCGGGCAGAGCATAGCCATCACCGTCAACCTGTAAAAGGTGGCATTCGGTATAGTCCACATGCAGATATGGATGAAGTGAAAGCGCTGGCGGCCTTGATGACGTATAAATGTGCCATGGTTGACGTGCCATTTGGTGGTGGGAAAGGGGCGGTGAAAGTCGATCCGAAGAACTACTCCGATGCAGAAATTGAACGCAT from Bacteroidota bacterium carries:
- a CDS encoding XdhC family protein; amino-acid sequence: MRELLQILHKAGQLADAGQKFALATVVKIGGSTYRRPGARMLISASGERWGALSGGCLEGEVAQQALEVMASGHPRLIPFNLAEDDIVLGFGTGCNGVVHVLIQPLEPAATNTVIDALQHAVYHRRTSVMATIIEAASSTTAANDPGLGDHLLIDESNHVGPSNLGVSIKHAVALESNGFLEAELSNPQMYLWHTRKFITPDCTYQVLFEFVRPPAKLFIFGEGYDVHAVVAQGALMGWEVVIVGRKPVDVLKDRFQLATDWKFLMHPEDVAANIQTDLRCAALVMNHTYSRDRAIMHHLLQTNIPYIGMLGPRERTQDMLTADEAFLTPSEEDQDRIFGPVGLDIGTETPEEIALSAISEIQAVLHKRAGASLRQRNSPIHSTRSPLQVSS
- a CDS encoding (2Fe-2S)-binding protein, with the protein product MTQSIKVSVNGVEHAAEVEPRTLLVDFLREHLSLTGTHVGCDTSQCGACTVHVNGTSVKSCTMFAVQADGSEVTTIEGMATNGTLHPLQAGFKQEHGLQCGFCTPGVIMAAADLLKHNPDPSEGEIRHALEGNYCRCTGYQNIVKAIQTAAANM
- a CDS encoding sulfurtransferase; amino-acid sequence: MPSSYQTLVSVQALGQNLTNPNWIVVDCRFSLKDTEQGRRAYSEGHIPGARYAHLDDDLSGSIIPGQTGRHPFPEPAQFAAKLGSWGIRTDTQVIAYDDMGGAIAARLWIMLRWLGHNNVAVLDGGWPAWLAADLPSESDTPAITPTVFTPTTQKAMLANTEAVEQATTNDNICLLDARAAARYAGEHEPIDPVAGHIPSALSFPWADNLGPDGHFRSADELRTRFAAVDTGNSISYCGSGVTAAHNLLAIAHAGLPSPRLYHGSWSAWITDSHHKIAKSDT
- a CDS encoding carbon monoxide dehydrogenase subunit G; protein product: MDLNGDQLLSGTPTQVYDLLQDPEVLAAVMPGCDTLNRIDDDTFEGVIKAKLGPISSTYKAKFKLSDRNPPHSYQLKIDGQGPGGFVQGYTKISLSEEAEGTRLTYTGEATVGGKIASIGQRLVESGAKIIIKQGFKALKTEIENSL
- a CDS encoding nucleotidyltransferase family protein — encoded protein: MSRQGDKSEQGVTAIVLAAGISRRMGADNKLLLPFKGQPLVFRVVSAVCKADIARCIVVLGHEAARVKAALQGLPVEFVVNEAFAEGMGTSISVGVKKAGVATAGFLVCLSDMPLITTEEYNAIIHQFETSVARNPAVIVRPNHAGQPGNPVLLASEHRVAMEEQRGAAGCKPIVQQHIDQVVYVETSTDHVLQDADTPEAYAAMRINSKKAG